In Cryptococcus deuterogattii R265 chromosome 4, complete sequence, a genomic segment contains:
- a CDS encoding D-lactate dehydrogenase has protein sequence MARFSMPSSSTSIRTARHLSPRLPTAPLPAITSRLFQMPLSLSSRSPKYTTLTTSHVSHIRKLVSSPSSVLSTLDGSATPDELLPHNLDWMGKYLGQSQVLVKPKTVKEVSQIVKWCNENDVAVVPQGGNTGLVGGSTPIHDELILSLSSLNSIRSFDPVSGVLTAEAGLILEQADSFLASKGFVFPLDLGAKGSCQIGGNVATNAGGLRLLRYGSLRGSVLGLEVVLPDGRIWDGLSGLRKNNTGYDLKQLFIGSEGSIGIITAISILCPSRSLSTNVALFSLPSYAACLEVFSQAKQHLGEIMSAFEMFDNTAYEAVKKQGGAKKVFEKEGNFYCLIETGGSSAEHDSEKLTSLFDTLLSSSLILDGVLAQDNTQVQSLWQIRELCPESLSKAGTAYKYDLSVPVEKMYEVVERMRAHLKERGLLGGKVKYVAGFGHMGDGNLHLNVVAEGNVFSKEIQGAIEPFVYELVADYNGSISAEHGLGSMKAPFISYSQADTSIDLMRRLKKLFDPKGIMNPHKFIL, from the exons ATGGCGCGTTTTTCCatgccctcttcctctacttCCATTCGCACTGCCCGACACCTGTCGCCACGATTGCCGACCGCCCCATTACCTGCAATTACTTCTCGTCTCTTTCAAATGCCTTTGTCTCTCTCTTCAAGATCTCCGAAGTACACTACCCTTACCACTTCGCATGTTTCTCACATTCGAAAACTTGtatcctctccatcctcagTTCTGTCGACACTCGATGGTTCAGCCACGCCAGACGAACTTTTACCTCACAATTTGGATTGGATGGGCAAGTATTTAGGCCAGAGCCAGGTCCTTGTCAAGCCAAAAACGGTAAAAGAGGTCAGCCAGATAGTAAAGTGGTGTAACGAGAATGATGTGGCTGTTGTTCCTCAGGGAGGGAACACGGGATTGGTGGGAGGTTCTACGCCTATCCATGACGAACTGATCTTGTCACTCTCGTCGCTCAACTCGATACGCTCCTTCGATCCAGTTTCTGGTGTCCTCACTGCGGAAGCAGGGCTTATTTTAGAGCAAGCAGATTCCTTCTTGGCGTCCAAGGGCTTCGTATTCCCTCTCGACCTGGGTGCGAAGGGCTCATGCCAGATAGGAGGCAATGTGGCTACTAATGCTGGAGGTTTGAGGCTGCTGCGTTACGGAAGCTTGAGGGGAAGTGTTTTGGGACTGGAGGTAGTCTTGCCAGATGGTAGAATCTGGGACGGCTTGAGTGGTTTGAGGAAAAATAATACTG GCTATGACTTGAAGCAGCTTTTCATAGGGTCTGAGGGCTCAATCGGCATAATCACGGCCATATCCATCCTCTGTCCCAGTCGATCCCTTAGCACAAACGttgctctcttctctctaCCGTCTTATGCGGCCTGTCTTGAAGTATTCTCTCAAGCAAAACAACATTTGGGAGAGATTATGTCGGCGTTCGAGATGTTTGACAATACTGCATACGAGGCTgtgaagaagcaaggagGAGCAAAAAAGGTatttgaaaaagaagggaactTCTACTGTTTGATAGAGACAGGAGGAAGCTCGGCAGAGCATGACTCGGAG AAACTCACAAGCCTCTTTGACACTTTATTATCGTCTTCGCTCATACTTGATGGCGTGTTGGCTCAAGACAATACTCAAGTACAGTCACTCTGGCAAATACGTGAACTATGTCCCGAATCACTAAGCAAAGCGGGTACGGCGTACAAGTATGATCTCTCCGTGCCAGTTGAAAAAATGTATGAAGTCGtagagaggatgagggcACAtttgaaagaaagagggcTTCTGGGTGGGAAAGTGAAATATGTGGCAGGCTTTGGCCATATGGGTGACG GTAATCTGCATTTGAATGTAGTGGCAGAAGGGAATGTGTTCTCTAAAGAAATCCAGGGCGCCATAGAGCCTTTTGTCTATGAGCTTGTAG CCGATTATAACGGTTCCATATCTGCCGAGCATGGTTTGGGCTCAATGAAAGCACCTTTCATATCGTACTCCCAGGCTGATACGTCTATCGACCTGATGAGGCGGTTGAAAAAGCTTTTTGACCCAAAGGGAATCATGAATCCTCACAAATTTATTCTCTAG